Proteins encoded in a region of the Rutidosis leptorrhynchoides isolate AG116_Rl617_1_P2 chromosome 9, CSIRO_AGI_Rlap_v1, whole genome shotgun sequence genome:
- the LOC139868722 gene encoding uncharacterized protein produces MQVDVDDWIICGDFNEVRRESERKNCVFVESRAKMFNDFIDKSNLVEIPLGGMKFTRISDDGLKYSKLDRFLVSKACITRWVGIVACTLDRKHSDHCPIILKVCANDFGPRPTRVFNNCFEDVECEELIKDEWKLATRNPRADCIVRDKLKRTKLVINKNLIQNTTLSTSRLRTCKKSLWVEDSETIKLEAFKHFQERFRDTNAIRFKIRDPLEKCLTSEEENHIETPFTLVEIFNAITNYGGDKAPGPYSINWDFLFEIMKLMGFGS; encoded by the exons ATGCAGGTTGATGTTGATGATTGGATTATTTGTGGCGATTTTAACGAAGTAAGAAGAGAATCAGAGCGCAAGAATTGTGTCTTTGTTGAAAGCAGGGCAAAAATGTTCAATGACTTTATTGATAAATCTAATTTAGTCGAGATTCCGTTAGGAGGTATGAAGTTCACTAGGATAAGTGATGATGGTCTAAAATATAGCAAACTTGACAGGTTTTTGGTCTCGAAAGCTTGTATAACTAGGTGGGTTGGTATTGTTGCGTGTACTTTAGATCGAAAACATTCTGATCATTGTCCTATTATTTTGAAAGTTTGTGCTAATGACTTTGGGCCGAGACCAACACGTGTTTTTAATAATTGTTTCGAAGATGTGGAATGTGAAGAATTAATTAAGGACGAGTGGAAATTGGCTACTAGAAACCCCCGGGCTGATTGTATTGTTAGGGACAAACTCAAAAGGACTAAACTGGTGATAAATAAAAATCTAATCCAAAATACAACACTCTCAACATCGAGATTGAGAACTTGCAAAAAGAG CTTATGGGTTGAAGATTCGGAAACAATTAAATTGGAAGCTTTCAAACACTTCCAAGAAAGATTCAGGGACACAAATGCAATAAGGTTTAAAATTCGGGATCCTCTTGAAAAATGCCTCACCTCCGAGGAAGAAAATCACATTGAAACACCTTTTACCCTAGTTGAAATTTTTAATGCTATTACCAATTATGGAGGGGATAAGGCACCGGGTCCTTACAG TATTAACTGGGACTTCTTGTTCGAGATCATGAAGCTAATGGGGTTTGGTTCTTGA